A segment of the Prochlorococcus marinus str. MIT 9215 genome:
CATCGAACCTCCAGATCGCATTTGCGATTTTGCTAAATTAAATTGCGGATGTTTGTGATTAAAAGGATAAATTACTTTACAAATTATTTTATGACTGTCTAATTCTTCAGAAATTAATTTTGCACTTTGCGTTTGTTGTTCGATTCTTAAAGGAAGAGTTTTTACTCCTCTCGTAATGAGCCAACTATCAAAAGGAGATGGTTGAAGCCCTAGAGCTTTTTGAGAGAAAAGCATCTTACTATTCCATACCTCATTATTTGTAAGTACTGCTCCACCAAGTGCATCACTATGTCCATTAATGAATTTTGTTGTGCTTACGAGTGATAGTGTTGCACCAAGGTCCAATGGTTTTTGAATAAGTGCCGTTGAAAAGGTGTTATCTACTACTACTGGGATTTGTAGTTTATTCGCTTCATCACAAATCGCCTTAATATCAAGTACCTTCAAAAGTGGATTAGTTGGACTTTCTAGCCATATCAAGGTTGGCTCGAAGTATGAAATCTTTTTGATATTATTTTCGTTTGTAAAATCTGTGTATAAAACTTCTAGCCCAAATTTCTTGAAAACTTTTTCGAACATCCTCACTGTACAACCATAGAGATTTGACTCGCAGAGTATCTTGTCACCTGATTTTAGTGTTGATGAAATTGCAGTTACCGCGCTAATTCCAGATCCAAAAACTGTACAGTATTTAGAATCTTCTATTGATTTAAGGACGCTTTCTAAAATTCTAAAGTTAGGATTGCCTGATCTGGTGTAGTCGAAATTATCTTTATTACCATGTTTAAAAGTGGATGTAGAAAAAATAGGAGGCATAACGCATCCAGTTTCTTCTGCAAATGTTTCCCCATGGTGAATAGATAGGGTCTTAAAACCTGGCTTTTTGATATTATTTTCCTTATTTCCCATTATTTTCAAAAATAAGAATTAAATTAAATCTCTCATTTTTTTTATTGAGAGATTTAATAATCCAAAGAAAAGTAGTATTAAACTTTTCTTGAATAATATTCAACAACTAGTAGTTCATTTATTTCAAGAGCCACCCACTCTCTATCGCATTTCCCATTTATTTTCCCCGTTAATTTAGGTTTGTCTAAATCAAGATGAGGTGGAACATTTGCTAAGCCAGGGAATTCTATATTACCTTCAACAAGTTTTTTGCTTGCTTTGTTTTCTTTAATTCCGATCACATCGCCTGATTTGCATTGATAACCAGCAATATCAAGAACCTTTCCATTAACGGTTACATGGCCATGATTTACTAATTGTCTTGAGCCTGGAATGGTACCTCCAAAACCTAATCTAAAACAAACATTATCAAGTCTGTTTTCCAAAAGTCTTAGTAGGTTAGTTCCTGTAGATCCTTCTTGAGCTCTAGCTTTTTTTACATAACGAACTAGTTGTTTTTCAGAAACTCCATAATTAAACCTAAGTTTCTGCTTTTCTTCTAGACGAATTGCATATTCTGATCGCTTGCGACGGGCTTGGCCGTGCTGACCTGGAGGATTAGACTTCTTTGAAGCTTTCCTGGTGAGACCTGGTAGTTCTCCCAAGCGACGCGTAACCCTTAATCTGGGGCCGCGGTATCTTGACATAATTTTAAATTAAATAGAAATTTGCAATAAATTGGATAATTGATTAAATTCAATTAAACTAATTACTACTGGAAATATTATTTTACATCATTAAAGTGTTCAAAACTATTAATAAAGCAATTACTTCAATACTTCTTTTTATGATTTCGTTTTATCAAAAGTGGTTTTCTCCTTTTTTTGGACCAAGATGCAGATTTATTCCAAGTTGCAGCTCTTATGGATATGAGGCAATTACTAGACATGGTCCTTGGAAGGGAGGGTGGTTAACTTTAAAAAGATTAAGCAGATGTCATCCTTTAACTCCCTGTGGATGTGACCCTGTGCCTGACTAAATGAATGAAAATATTTATTTTTGTTAGGCAGGGATGTTGCCTTTGTGATTCATTAAAAAACAAACTGGCAAAAATAAATCTTAATGAGTTATTCCCTAATCTAGAAGAGCTTAAAGAAATTGATATTGATAGGGTCGATTTATATAAAGATAAATATAAAAAATATGATTATGAAGTACCTATTGTTGCTATTGAAAGAATTAGGTCTGAAGAGATCATAGAATTGCCTCGCATTTCTCCAAGATTAAAAGATGATCAATTAAAGAATTGGTTTAAAAAAAATATTAGTACCCTTCTGGAGAAATAATTTTTTTATATGAGATCTATAAAATTACATAAACTTTTAGATTTAGTAGGAATTATTCCTTCATTAGATTTAATCGATTATGAAATCAATAATATTTCTTTTAATTCTAAAGAAGTACAAAAAGGAACTTTATTTTTAGGAATGCCTGGTTTAAATGTTGATGGAGGAAAATTTTGTATTGAGGCAATTGAAAATGGCGCGGAGGCTGCCATTATTGGGTCTGCTGCAAAAGAGAGAATTGGATCTATTGATCGTGAAAGGATTTTGGTTATTGAGGATAATTTAGATTATATTTTTGGTCAAATTGTTGCTGAGTTTTGGAATAGGCCTTCAAGAAAACTTAAACTTATTGGTGTTACTGGTACTAATGGGAAAACGACAATTACTTTCTTATTGGAATATCTTTTAAAAAAATTAGGGAAAAAGACTGCATTATTTGGGACCTTGTTTAATAGATGGCCTGGCTTCTCAGAAGTGGCTTCTCATACAACTGATTTCGCCGATAAACTTCAAAAGAAATTAAATGCTGCTGTTGAGGCTGAATCTGAATTCGCGATATTAGAGGTAAGTTCTCATTCTATTGCTCAAAAAAGGATATCAGGATGCGAATTTGAGGCGGCTATTTTTACTAATTTAACTCAAGATCATCTTGATTATCACTCAGATATGGAATCTTATTTTCAAACAAAAAGAAAATTGTTTTTCCCACCTTATTTAAGAGAAAAGGATGGAATTTCTGTATTAAATCACGATGACCATTGGATATCTAAATTATCATCTGATCTTGAAAAAAGATCTTCATTAGTGTCTACAAAGATTACTGAAAGTGAATTTGAAAATGATGATTTTTTTTTCGTAACAGATAAAAAATTTACTGAAAGTGGTTCCACTTGTATTTTTCATACACCTAGGGAAAAAATTCAACTGTTTGTTCCACTTGTTGGTGAATTTAATTTAATGAATGCGATTCAAGCAATAACAATTTTGTATAAACTGAATTTTTCTTTAAAAGATTTATCAAAGCTAATACAATCTTTCCCTGGTGCTCCTGGGAGAATGGAGAAAATACAGATTGATGATAGTGACGTTTCAAGATCTCTTCCAACAGTAATTGTTGATTATGCCCACACTCCTGATGGATTAAAAAAAGTTTTGCAATCAATTAAAAAACTTTGTGAAGGGAAACTAATAACTGTTTTTGGCTGTGGCGGAGATCGTGATCGTAGTAAAAGGCCTTTGATGGGATCAATAGCTGAAGAGTTGTCTGATCAACTTTTTATAACTTCAGATAATCCAAGATCAGAAGAACCCCAAAAGATAGTAAATGATATTTTGATGGGTATAAAAAAAAGAGAAAAAATAACAATTGAAATTGATAGATTTAAAGCAATAAATGAATCTATTAAATTTGCCAATAAAAAAGATATTATTTTAATTGCAGGAAAAGGACATGAAGACTACCAAATACTCAATGATAAAGTTATTAATTTTGATGATAGAAAAATAGCTTATAAATTATTAAAAGAAAAAATAAATCTCAATAAAATTTCCTAATCAAATAAGAAAGATTTTTACGCAAATCACAAGAAAAGTTTCTTAGAATCAATGGAGTTATTTTTAATAAAATGAAAGGCTTAGCCTTAGTTGTAGGCGCAGGTGGAATTGGAACACAACTAGCTAAAGATCTGAATGAAAGTGAAAAAGATTTAGATGTTGTTTTGTGTGGAAGAAAAAGTGAATTTAATCCTTTTTGGGAATTAGATATAGAGGATTCTCAATCCCTTTTGCAGTTGAAAAATAAAATATCAAATCATCCTTCAAAATTAAGGCTAGTTGTTAATGCTACAGGTAGACTTCATAGTGATTCTCTTCAACCGGAAAAAAGATTACAACATCTTGATAAAAAGAATATGATGGAAAGTTTTTCAATAAATGCCTTTTCTCCTATTTTATTAGCTAAAGCGATTGAAGAATTTATACCAAAAGATTGCGATTTTAATTTTGCAAGTATAAGTGCAAGAGTTGGTAGCATTGGAGATAATCAAACTGGAGGTTGGTATTCATATAGAGCTGCAAAATCTGCGCAAAATCAGTTTTTTAAATCTTTAAGTATTGAATGGGCTAGACGTTTCCCAAAGGCTTCTATCACATTGCTTCATCCAGGAACAGTAGATACTGATTTATCTAGACCATTTCATAAATTTGTTCCAGAACATAAATTATTTAGTAAAGAAAAATCCTCCCAATTCCTCATAAATATTATTAAAAATCAATCACCAGAATCTACAGGAAAATTTATTGCATGGGACAATTCGGAGATACCTTGGTAGACTAAATTTTTTTTATATCAATAGATCTTTAAGTCAATATTTTTTTTATTTCTCTAGCAAGTAAATCAATCTCAGCTTCTGTAGTCATTTGATGTACGCATGCTCTAAACCATTTTGGATCTTCTAAAACTCTAATCCAAATTTTCTTTTCTCCAAGTTTCTTTACATATTTATCCTTA
Coding sequences within it:
- a CDS encoding trans-sulfuration enzyme family protein: MGNKENNIKKPGFKTLSIHHGETFAEETGCVMPPIFSTSTFKHGNKDNFDYTRSGNPNFRILESVLKSIEDSKYCTVFGSGISAVTAISSTLKSGDKILCESNLYGCTVRMFEKVFKKFGLEVLYTDFTNENNIKKISYFEPTLIWLESPTNPLLKVLDIKAICDEANKLQIPVVVDNTFSTALIQKPLDLGATLSLVSTTKFINGHSDALGGAVLTNNEVWNSKMLFSQKALGLQPSPFDSWLITRGVKTLPLRIEQQTQSAKLISEELDSHKIICKVIYPFNHKHPQFNLAKSQMRSGGSMITIKLNLNKEDTFKFCKSLKYFSLAESLGGVESLICHPATMTHASVDDETKNLLGINDALVRLSIGCEETNDLISDILFALNKF
- the rpsD gene encoding 30S ribosomal protein S4; protein product: MSRYRGPRLRVTRRLGELPGLTRKASKKSNPPGQHGQARRKRSEYAIRLEEKQKLRFNYGVSEKQLVRYVKKARAQEGSTGTNLLRLLENRLDNVCFRLGFGGTIPGSRQLVNHGHVTVNGKVLDIAGYQCKSGDVIGIKENKASKKLVEGNIEFPGLANVPPHLDLDKPKLTGKINGKCDREWVALEINELLVVEYYSRKV
- the yidD gene encoding membrane protein insertion efficiency factor YidD is translated as MFKTINKAITSILLFMISFYQKWFSPFFGPRCRFIPSCSSYGYEAITRHGPWKGGWLTLKRLSRCHPLTPCGCDPVPD
- a CDS encoding glutaredoxin family protein, which produces MKIFIFVRQGCCLCDSLKNKLAKINLNELFPNLEELKEIDIDRVDLYKDKYKKYDYEVPIVAIERIRSEEIIELPRISPRLKDDQLKNWFKKNISTLLEK
- a CDS encoding UDP-N-acetylmuramoyl-L-alanyl-D-glutamate--2,6-diaminopimelate ligase; protein product: MRSIKLHKLLDLVGIIPSLDLIDYEINNISFNSKEVQKGTLFLGMPGLNVDGGKFCIEAIENGAEAAIIGSAAKERIGSIDRERILVIEDNLDYIFGQIVAEFWNRPSRKLKLIGVTGTNGKTTITFLLEYLLKKLGKKTALFGTLFNRWPGFSEVASHTTDFADKLQKKLNAAVEAESEFAILEVSSHSIAQKRISGCEFEAAIFTNLTQDHLDYHSDMESYFQTKRKLFFPPYLREKDGISVLNHDDHWISKLSSDLEKRSSLVSTKITESEFENDDFFFVTDKKFTESGSTCIFHTPREKIQLFVPLVGEFNLMNAIQAITILYKLNFSLKDLSKLIQSFPGAPGRMEKIQIDDSDVSRSLPTVIVDYAHTPDGLKKVLQSIKKLCEGKLITVFGCGGDRDRSKRPLMGSIAEELSDQLFITSDNPRSEEPQKIVNDILMGIKKREKITIEIDRFKAINESIKFANKKDIILIAGKGHEDYQILNDKVINFDDRKIAYKLLKEKINLNKIS
- a CDS encoding SDR family NAD(P)-dependent oxidoreductase, with protein sequence MKGLALVVGAGGIGTQLAKDLNESEKDLDVVLCGRKSEFNPFWELDIEDSQSLLQLKNKISNHPSKLRLVVNATGRLHSDSLQPEKRLQHLDKKNMMESFSINAFSPILLAKAIEEFIPKDCDFNFASISARVGSIGDNQTGGWYSYRAAKSAQNQFFKSLSIEWARRFPKASITLLHPGTVDTDLSRPFHKFVPEHKLFSKEKSSQFLINIIKNQSPESTGKFIAWDNSEIPW